A genomic stretch from Shewanella sediminis HAW-EB3 includes:
- a CDS encoding nuclear transport factor 2 family protein: MTASYNTIPSTSLLIQWRSSLLKLLTTAIFLVTATSVSAGTDKPWSQAEALLDKLHQSATEANWDRYFSLYMPGAIFIGTDATEHWTMSEFEGYARPTDGWEYTVQGRTLVPLTTLNGDKVLVFDELLNSASYGLCRGTGTLLLTRDGWKIAQYHLSFPIPNEIAKEITGRIKAAKR; this comes from the coding sequence ATGACCGCTTCATATAACACAATACCTAGCACCTCCCTCCTCATTCAATGGCGCTCTTCGCTTCTGAAACTGCTTACAACAGCAATATTTTTGGTCACAGCGACATCGGTCAGCGCCGGAACAGATAAGCCATGGAGTCAAGCCGAAGCACTGCTCGACAAGCTGCATCAATCGGCCACCGAGGCAAACTGGGACAGATACTTCTCCCTCTACATGCCCGGTGCCATCTTTATCGGCACCGATGCGACAGAACATTGGACCATGTCTGAATTTGAAGGATATGCTCGCCCGACCGATGGGTGGGAATATACAGTTCAGGGGAGAACCCTGGTCCCTCTTACGACACTAAATGGTGATAAGGTGCTGGTATTCGATGAACTACTGAACAGCGCTTCATATGGCCTCTGCCGCGGAACCGGCACCCTGCTCTTAACACGCGATGGCTGGAAAATTGCCCAGTATCATCTCAGCTTCCCCATTCCCAATGAGATAGCGAAAGAGATCACCGGAAGAATTAAAGCTGCGAAGAGATAA
- a CDS encoding zinc-dependent peptidase yields MLGIILVSIIGIAAISWIASHSWRVERQRKQIIKHAFPKRWRDILKRRMPYFRTLPTDLQLQLKQLIQVFINEKQFVGCDGIEIDDEIRVTIAAQACLLLLNRHTDFYPNLKQILVYPSIFIVNNKEQRDGGVISERQRILSGESWQQGKVILSWQTTQADAASPGDGSNVVLHEFAHQLDQEAGDANGAPLLSRVSDYSTWSEVLSEEYETLRLDAQQNTPSIFSYYGATSPAEFFAVITEVFFERPEEFYLQHKSLYKELSVFFNLDPINWQ; encoded by the coding sequence ATGTTAGGCATTATATTAGTCAGTATTATAGGTATCGCGGCGATAAGCTGGATAGCCTCGCACTCATGGCGGGTCGAGCGGCAACGAAAGCAGATAATCAAGCACGCATTTCCAAAGCGATGGAGGGATATCCTTAAGAGACGAATGCCCTATTTCCGCACACTCCCTACCGATCTTCAACTACAGCTCAAGCAACTTATTCAGGTATTCATCAATGAAAAACAGTTCGTCGGCTGTGACGGTATAGAGATAGACGATGAGATCCGCGTAACGATAGCGGCACAAGCCTGCCTGCTGTTATTAAATCGTCACACCGACTTCTACCCTAACCTCAAACAGATATTAGTTTACCCCTCAATATTTATCGTCAATAACAAGGAGCAGAGAGATGGCGGCGTCATCTCAGAACGGCAACGCATTCTTTCCGGTGAGTCATGGCAACAGGGAAAAGTGATACTCTCATGGCAAACCACTCAGGCCGATGCGGCCAGCCCGGGAGATGGCAGTAATGTCGTACTCCATGAATTTGCTCATCAGCTCGATCAAGAAGCGGGCGACGCCAATGGTGCACCACTGTTGAGTAGAGTGAGTGATTACTCGACCTGGTCTGAGGTGCTTAGCGAGGAGTACGAAACATTACGACTCGATGCTCAGCAAAACACACCATCAATTTTCAGTTATTATGGTGCTACCAGCCCGGCCGAATTTTTTGCGGTGATAACAGAGGTCTTCTTCGAACGTCCCGAGGAGTTTTACCTGCAGCATAAGAGTCTCTACAAAGAGCTGAGTGTATTCTTCAACCTGGATCCGATTAACTGGCAATAA